One part of the Sphingopyxis sp. TUF1 genome encodes these proteins:
- a CDS encoding EAL domain-containing protein — MIISWRTFLLSLLLSIVVGISGFGELPDRVIAMLTSRVAYRDVSGDIVVVGVDDRTLRQSRGGEFTRHDHARLIAAIDRANPKRLFVDFDYERPDNNGGLESVATAVRNMGDRAVLGVPTRSVPGTDRVVTIFPHPSFGKQAKRASIAWEYQFWQVWDVPLMYLAEGRLLPSFAATLANKSGTAPSQFRIDFSYRTDSIRQYSAIDVIDGSVGPRELSGKDVIFAPTASRLQDQHYLPGHDLVPGAYIHLIAGETLRRGEPINLGWWPLLAISVLIVLPLLLQKRSRWFGAASLGVAASLLALQILLSTQLVTLSIGASLFYLAAIGANVSRAKRRDSAQRENPVSGLPNFEALRSQPSFGSATVIAAKVVNFDDLAAFIPGDGISKLVEQVTRRLQLASQGTTLHHDLDGTFAWLVPYYQHSQIEGQLSGLAALFNAPLTIGELRVDVAIAFGVNDEFDGSNAQRLAAALVAAERAIRTRALWTKYTPRQKDDAGWQLSFHSQLEDALTGGDIWVAFQPQYEIATGQLVGVEALARWTHPTRGPIPPDEFIVQAEKSQDIYRLTLFVMDQAIRSGAQLRERGININMSVNLSASLLDHSDLVGTIRVMLTAHHLPPETLTIEITETAQIENSRQARQTLAQLRRTGIRLSIDDYGTGQSNLEYLTEIEADEIKIDKRFVMTMRDSQRNREVVKSTIDLAHRLGAVAVAEGIEDAETMALLGQLGCDVGQGYHLGKPQLFSELVAKLSTSPHSRTA, encoded by the coding sequence ATGATTATCAGCTGGCGCACTTTCCTGCTGTCACTGCTGCTGAGCATTGTCGTCGGCATCAGTGGATTCGGGGAATTGCCCGACCGTGTCATCGCGATGCTGACAAGCCGCGTCGCGTACCGCGATGTATCGGGCGACATTGTGGTCGTCGGTGTGGACGATCGCACGTTGCGCCAATCGCGCGGAGGCGAGTTTACGCGCCACGATCACGCCCGTCTGATCGCGGCGATCGATCGGGCCAACCCCAAGCGTCTCTTTGTCGATTTCGACTATGAACGACCCGATAATAATGGCGGCCTGGAAAGCGTAGCCACCGCCGTCCGAAATATGGGCGACCGCGCCGTTCTTGGTGTACCCACCCGATCGGTACCGGGCACCGACCGGGTTGTGACGATTTTTCCCCACCCAAGCTTCGGCAAGCAGGCCAAACGTGCCAGCATCGCCTGGGAGTACCAGTTCTGGCAGGTCTGGGACGTGCCGCTCATGTATCTGGCCGAAGGGCGCTTATTGCCCAGTTTTGCAGCAACCCTTGCGAACAAGTCCGGGACCGCGCCGTCGCAGTTCCGGATCGATTTTTCTTACCGCACCGACAGCATTCGCCAATATAGCGCCATCGACGTTATCGACGGGTCGGTTGGCCCCCGCGAGTTGTCGGGCAAGGATGTGATCTTCGCGCCGACCGCCTCGCGCCTTCAGGACCAGCACTATCTCCCCGGCCACGATCTGGTTCCGGGCGCGTATATCCATCTGATCGCGGGGGAAACGCTTCGCCGCGGCGAACCGATAAATTTGGGCTGGTGGCCGCTTCTGGCTATTTCGGTACTCATAGTCCTGCCGCTGCTTTTGCAAAAGCGCAGTCGCTGGTTTGGCGCCGCGAGCCTTGGGGTTGCCGCATCCCTTCTTGCTCTCCAGATCCTGCTTTCAACCCAGCTGGTTACACTGTCGATCGGCGCCAGCCTGTTCTACCTCGCAGCGATCGGTGCCAACGTATCCCGCGCAAAGCGCCGCGATTCTGCGCAGCGCGAGAATCCTGTTTCGGGCCTGCCCAATTTCGAAGCGCTCCGTTCGCAACCGTCGTTCGGCAGCGCTACGGTCATCGCCGCGAAAGTGGTCAATTTCGATGATCTTGCTGCATTCATCCCCGGCGACGGCATCAGCAAGCTGGTCGAACAGGTCACCCGTCGCCTGCAGCTCGCGTCGCAAGGCACGACGCTGCACCACGACCTCGACGGCACCTTTGCCTGGCTCGTGCCCTATTATCAGCACAGTCAAATCGAAGGACAGCTTTCGGGTCTTGCCGCATTGTTCAACGCACCGCTCACGATCGGCGAGCTCCGCGTCGATGTCGCGATTGCGTTCGGGGTCAATGACGAGTTCGACGGGTCGAACGCCCAGCGGCTCGCCGCTGCGCTCGTCGCCGCCGAACGCGCAATCCGCACGCGCGCGCTGTGGACCAAATATACCCCGCGGCAGAAGGACGACGCCGGCTGGCAGCTGTCGTTCCACTCGCAGCTCGAAGACGCGCTCACCGGCGGCGACATCTGGGTCGCCTTCCAGCCGCAGTATGAAATCGCGACCGGGCAGCTCGTCGGGGTCGAGGCGCTCGCGCGCTGGACGCATCCGACGCGCGGGCCGATTCCCCCCGATGAATTCATCGTCCAGGCGGAAAAGAGCCAGGACATCTATCGCCTTACGCTGTTCGTGATGGATCAGGCGATCCGTTCGGGCGCGCAGCTGCGCGAACGCGGCATAAATATCAACATGTCGGTCAACCTGTCGGCCAGCCTGCTCGATCATAGTGACCTCGTCGGGACGATCCGCGTCATGCTCACCGCGCACCACCTGCCGCCCGAGACGCTGACGATTGAGATCACCGAAACCGCGCAGATCGAAAACAGCCGGCAGGCGCGTCAGACGCTGGCGCAGCTCCGCCGCACGGGCATCCGCCTGTCGATCGACGATTATGGCACTGGCCAGTCGAACCTCGAATATCTGACCGAGATCGAGGCCGACGAAATCAAGATCGACAAGCGATTCGTGATGACGATGCGCGATTCGCAGCGCAACCGCGAAGTCGTCAAATCGACGATCGATCTGGCGCACCGTCTTGGCGCCGTCGCGGTCGCCGAAGGCATTGAAGATGCTGAAACAATGGCGCTGCTTGGCCAACTCGGCTGCGACGTGGGCCAAGGCTATCACCTTGGAAAACCACAATTATTTTCCGAACTCGTCGCGAAGCTTTCAACCTCCCCGCACAGCCGCACGGCCTAA
- a CDS encoding ribonucleoside-diphosphate reductase subunit alpha, with protein MDFRESERVETGDVATMELAKNDAATVTESKDDSAGAKLNDGGEPKVHARRFAIVTDTSRDALLTDFGKETLQDRYLLPGESYQDLFARVADAYADDQEHAQRLYDYISKLWFMPATPVLSNGGTGRGLPISCYLNSVDDSLEGIVGTWNENVWLASRGGGIGTYWGAVRGIGEPVGLNGKTSGIIPFVRVMDSLTLAISQGSLRRGSAACYLDISHPEIEEFLEVRKPSGDFNRKALNLHHGVLITDEFMEAVRDGKEFDLRSPKDNSVRGTVDARSLFQKLVETRLATGEPYIIFIDQVNRMMPKHHRDLGLKVTTSNLCSEITLPTGRDHLGNDRTAVCCLSSLNLETWDEWNGDKRFIEDVMRMLDNVLQDYIDRAPPEMARAKYSASRERSVGLGVMGFHSFLQARGLPFEGAMAKSSNLRIFKHIRAQVDAASMLLANERGPCPDAADQGVMERFSCKMAIAPTASISIICGGTSACIEPIPANIYTHKTLSGSFSIRNPHLEALLVDKAKNSDAVWNSILERGGSVQHLDFLTQDEKDCYKTSFEIDQRWLLELAADRTPYIDQAASLNLFIPADVEKWDLLMLHYRAWELGIKSLYYLRSKSVQRAGFAGGVEADNTPEAAKFELATTDYDECLACQ; from the coding sequence ATGGATTTTCGGGAAAGCGAACGAGTGGAGACGGGCGACGTGGCGACGATGGAACTGGCAAAGAATGACGCTGCGACGGTCACCGAATCGAAAGACGATTCGGCGGGCGCTAAGCTGAACGACGGCGGCGAGCCCAAGGTTCACGCGCGCCGCTTTGCCATCGTCACCGACACGAGCCGCGACGCGCTCCTCACCGATTTCGGCAAGGAAACGCTGCAGGACCGCTATCTGCTTCCTGGCGAATCCTATCAGGATCTCTTCGCGCGCGTTGCCGACGCCTATGCCGACGACCAGGAGCATGCGCAGCGCCTCTACGACTATATCTCGAAGCTGTGGTTCATGCCCGCCACCCCGGTGCTGTCGAACGGCGGCACCGGCCGCGGCCTGCCGATCAGCTGCTACCTCAATTCGGTCGACGACAGCCTCGAGGGCATCGTCGGCACCTGGAACGAGAATGTCTGGCTCGCGAGCCGCGGCGGCGGCATCGGCACCTATTGGGGCGCGGTGCGCGGCATCGGCGAACCCGTCGGCCTCAACGGCAAGACCAGCGGCATCATCCCCTTCGTCCGCGTGATGGACTCGCTCACCCTCGCCATCTCGCAGGGCAGCCTGCGCCGCGGATCGGCCGCCTGCTACCTCGACATCTCGCACCCCGAGATCGAGGAGTTTCTCGAGGTCCGCAAACCCTCGGGCGACTTCAACCGCAAGGCGCTCAACCTCCACCACGGCGTGCTCATCACCGACGAGTTCATGGAGGCCGTCCGCGACGGCAAGGAATTCGACCTCCGTTCGCCGAAGGACAACAGCGTCCGCGGCACCGTCGACGCGCGCTCGCTGTTCCAGAAACTCGTCGAAACGCGCCTCGCGACGGGCGAGCCCTACATCATCTTCATCGACCAGGTGAACCGCATGATGCCCAAGCATCACCGCGATCTCGGCCTCAAGGTCACCACCTCGAACCTCTGCTCCGAAATCACCCTGCCGACCGGCCGCGACCATCTCGGCAACGATCGCACCGCGGTCTGCTGCCTCTCGTCATTGAACCTCGAAACCTGGGACGAATGGAACGGCGACAAGCGTTTCATCGAGGACGTGATGCGGATGCTCGACAATGTCCTTCAGGATTATATCGACCGCGCCCCGCCCGAAATGGCGCGCGCCAAATATAGCGCCAGCCGCGAACGCAGCGTCGGCCTCGGCGTCATGGGCTTCCACAGCTTCCTCCAGGCGCGCGGCCTGCCCTTCGAAGGCGCGATGGCGAAATCGTCGAACCTGCGCATCTTCAAGCATATCCGTGCGCAGGTCGACGCCGCCTCGATGCTGCTCGCCAACGAGCGCGGCCCCTGCCCCGACGCCGCCGATCAGGGCGTGATGGAACGCTTCAGCTGCAAGATGGCGATCGCGCCGACCGCGTCGATCAGCATCATTTGCGGCGGCACCAGCGCGTGCATCGAGCCGATTCCGGCGAACATCTACACGCACAAGACGCTCTCGGGCAGCTTCTCGATCCGCAACCCGCACCTCGAGGCGCTGCTCGTCGACAAGGCGAAGAACAGCGACGCGGTGTGGAACTCGATCCTCGAACGCGGCGGCAGCGTCCAGCACCTCGACTTCCTGACGCAGGACGAGAAGGACTGCTACAAGACCAGCTTCGAGATCGACCAGCGCTGGCTGCTCGAACTCGCCGCCGACCGCACGCCTTATATCGATCAGGCCGCGTCGCTGAACCTCTTCATCCCCGCCGACGTCGAGAAATGGGACCTGCTCATGCTCCACTATCGCGCGTGGGAACTCGGCATCAAATCGCTCTATTATCTGCGCAGCAAGTCGGTCCAGCGCGCCGGCTTCGCGGGCGGGGTCGAGGCCGACAACACGCCCGAGGCCGCGAAGTTCGAACTCGCGACCACCGATTACGACGAGTGCCTGGCCTGCCAATAG
- a CDS encoding GIY-YIG nuclease family protein has translation MHADFQPCAYIMASARHGTLYTGVTSHLIQHICQHRDGSFDGFTKGYGVKTLVWFKLAGTMHAAITRETRTGSASGRSS, from the coding sequence ATGCACGCCGACTTCCAGCCATGCGCCTATATCATGGCGAGCGCGCGGCACGGCACGCTCTACACCGGCGTCACCTCGCACCTGATCCAGCACATCTGCCAGCATCGCGACGGCAGCTTCGACGGCTTCACTAAAGGCTATGGCGTCAAAACGCTCGTCTGGTTCAAACTCGCCGGGACGATGCACGCCGCGATCACGCGCGAGACGCGAACTGGCAGCGCAAGTGGAAGATCGAGCTGA
- a CDS encoding DUF4160 domain-containing protein: MPVISLFFGIIIRMYHHDHAPPHFHASYQGFEALIRIADGGVRAGSLPKKALRIVQDWAERHRDELDANWQRGIDLLPMEMIAGADLDD, encoded by the coding sequence ATGCCGGTCATCTCGCTCTTCTTCGGCATCATTATCCGCATGTATCACCACGATCATGCGCCGCCCCATTTCCACGCCAGCTATCAGGGTTTTGAGGCACTGATCCGCATTGCCGACGGCGGTGTCAGGGCGGGGTCGCTGCCCAAAAAGGCGCTGCGGATCGTACAGGACTGGGCCGAACGCCACCGCGACGAACTGGACGCCAATTGGCAGCGCGGTATCGATCTGTTACCCATGGAAATGATCGCGGGAGCGGATTTGGATGATTAA
- a CDS encoding SDR family NAD(P)-dependent oxidoreductase, with translation MSDSNLAGRVALVTGASRGIGRGIALGLAEAGAEVAVNYTRGAEAAAETVAAIQALGRKAKAYQASVTDEAACAAMVAAVEADFGPMSILVNNAGIASRGLSVADTSPEEVDKLFAVHAAGPHRLSRLALPQLRTHARSDIIIISSIATYVNSPNGAPYTMAKAAGEALALTLAKEELKNGVRVNIVAPALTVSDMGEKLSRAVTGNADIHHLDARMPFGRVAVPADVAAAVVWFVSDANSYCSGQKLNIDGAGQATFR, from the coding sequence ATGTCCGACAGTAATCTGGCAGGGCGCGTTGCGCTCGTAACTGGCGCCTCGCGCGGGATCGGCCGCGGCATTGCGCTGGGATTGGCGGAGGCAGGCGCCGAGGTCGCGGTCAACTACACGCGCGGCGCCGAAGCCGCCGCGGAAACCGTCGCAGCGATTCAGGCGCTGGGACGCAAGGCGAAAGCCTATCAGGCGTCGGTCACCGACGAAGCCGCCTGCGCCGCGATGGTCGCGGCGGTCGAGGCCGACTTCGGTCCCATGTCGATCCTCGTCAACAACGCGGGAATCGCGAGCCGCGGGCTCTCCGTCGCCGACACCAGTCCCGAGGAGGTCGACAAACTCTTCGCCGTCCACGCCGCGGGGCCGCACCGCCTCAGCCGCCTCGCGCTGCCGCAACTGCGCACCCACGCACGCAGCGACATCATCATCATCTCGAGCATCGCGACCTATGTGAACTCGCCCAACGGCGCCCCCTACACGATGGCAAAGGCCGCGGGCGAAGCCCTCGCGCTGACGCTTGCCAAGGAGGAGCTGAAGAACGGCGTCCGCGTCAACATCGTCGCCCCCGCGCTCACCGTCAGCGACATGGGCGAAAAACTGTCGCGCGCGGTCACTGGCAACGCCGACATCCACCATCTCGACGCCAGAATGCCCTTCGGCCGCGTCGCCGTCCCCGCCGACGTCGCGGCGGCGGTGGTCTGGTTCGTCAGCGACGCCAATTCTTATTGCTCAGGCCAGAAACTCAACATCGATGGCGCCGGGCAGGCGACGTTTCGTTAG
- a CDS encoding L-threonylcarbamoyladenylate synthase: protein MADASNPTLVRAFDRKAIAEAAALIAAGQPVAVPTETVYGLAADARDAAAVARIYAAKGRPDFNPLIVHVPTLAVAETLGQFSAAERALAARFWPGPLTLVVPRTAGCPVASIATAGLDTIALRVPGHRAMQALLAATEAPLAAPSANASGGVSPTRAEHVLATLEGRIALVIDDGPCMAGVESTIVRVKDGAVEVLRPGPVTVDMLGAASGLPVTGVKGSEIVAPGMLASHYAPGKPVRLGAADFRGDEFGIGFGALAGDYQLSVAGDLTEAAARLFDALHAGAASAKERIAVASIPAEGLGAAINDRLLRAAV, encoded by the coding sequence ATGGCCGATGCCTCAAATCCTACACTTGTTCGCGCGTTCGATAGAAAAGCTATCGCCGAAGCGGCGGCGCTGATCGCGGCGGGGCAGCCGGTCGCGGTGCCGACCGAGACGGTGTACGGGCTTGCGGCCGACGCGCGCGATGCCGCGGCGGTCGCGCGGATCTATGCCGCGAAGGGACGTCCCGATTTCAACCCGCTGATCGTGCATGTGCCGACGCTGGCGGTTGCCGAGACCTTGGGGCAGTTTAGCGCTGCCGAGCGGGCGCTGGCGGCGCGCTTCTGGCCGGGGCCGCTGACGTTGGTCGTGCCGCGGACGGCGGGGTGTCCGGTCGCGAGCATCGCGACCGCGGGGCTCGACACGATTGCGCTGCGTGTGCCGGGGCATCGCGCGATGCAGGCTTTGCTGGCGGCAACCGAAGCCCCGCTCGCGGCGCCGAGCGCCAATGCGAGCGGGGGGGTGAGCCCGACACGCGCCGAGCATGTGCTGGCGACGCTGGAAGGGCGGATTGCGCTGGTGATCGACGATGGGCCCTGCATGGCGGGGGTGGAATCCACGATCGTGCGGGTGAAAGACGGTGCGGTCGAAGTGCTGCGGCCAGGGCCAGTCACTGTCGATATGCTCGGCGCGGCGAGCGGGTTGCCGGTGACAGGCGTCAAGGGATCGGAAATCGTCGCGCCGGGGATGCTCGCAAGCCATTATGCGCCGGGCAAGCCGGTGCGGCTGGGCGCGGCGGACTTTAGGGGCGACGAGTTTGGCATCGGGTTCGGGGCGCTTGCGGGCGATTATCAGCTGAGCGTGGCGGGTGATCTGACCGAGGCGGCGGCGCGGCTGTTCGACGCGCTGCACGCGGGGGCGGCGAGCGCGAAGGAGCGGATTGCGGTTGCTTCAATCCCGGCCGAGGGATTGGGTGCGGCAATCAACGATCGGCTTTTGCGCGCGGCGGTGTGA
- a CDS encoding ribonucleotide-diphosphate reductase subunit beta, producing MPLLEARKTYKPFEYPWAFDFWKRQQQIHWVPEEVPLGEDCRDWAQKISDHERNLLTQIFRFFTQADIEVQDCYHEKYGSVFKPTEIKMMLTAFSNMETVHIAAYSHLLDTIGMPESEYGMFLEYDEMRAKHDYMGTFGVETDEDIARTLAMFGGFTEGLQLFASFAMLMNFPRFNKMKGMGQIVSWSIRDESLHCEGIIKLFHTFTKERGCLTKAVKEDIIDTCQKTVRLEDAFIDLAFEQGPVPGMTPKEIKRYIRYIADWRLGQLGFPPIYMIDEHPLPWLAPLLNGVEHANFFETRATEYSKGATRGDWNTVWSSFDNRKKAKANDDGAATPAAETDGEDMFAKAGIAAE from the coding sequence ATGCCGTTGTTAGAAGCCCGCAAGACCTACAAGCCCTTCGAATATCCCTGGGCATTCGATTTCTGGAAGCGCCAGCAGCAGATCCACTGGGTGCCCGAGGAAGTGCCGCTGGGCGAGGATTGCCGCGACTGGGCGCAGAAGATCAGCGACCATGAACGCAATCTGCTCACGCAGATTTTCCGCTTCTTCACCCAGGCCGATATCGAGGTGCAGGATTGCTACCACGAAAAATACGGCAGCGTGTTCAAGCCGACCGAGATCAAGATGATGCTGACCGCGTTCAGCAACATGGAAACGGTGCATATCGCGGCGTACAGCCACCTGCTCGACACCATCGGCATGCCCGAGAGCGAATATGGCATGTTCCTCGAATATGACGAGATGCGCGCCAAGCACGACTATATGGGCACCTTCGGCGTCGAAACCGACGAGGACATCGCGCGCACCCTCGCGATGTTCGGCGGCTTTACCGAGGGCTTGCAGCTCTTCGCCAGCTTCGCGATGCTGATGAACTTCCCGCGCTTCAACAAGATGAAGGGCATGGGCCAGATCGTCAGCTGGTCGATCCGCGACGAAAGCCTCCACTGCGAAGGCATCATCAAGCTGTTCCACACCTTCACCAAGGAACGCGGCTGCCTGACCAAGGCGGTGAAGGAAGACATCATCGACACCTGCCAGAAAACGGTGCGGCTCGAGGATGCGTTCATCGACCTGGCGTTCGAACAGGGCCCCGTCCCCGGCATGACGCCGAAGGAGATCAAGCGCTACATCCGCTACATCGCCGACTGGCGCCTCGGCCAGCTGGGGTTCCCGCCGATTTACATGATCGACGAACATCCCCTCCCCTGGCTCGCCCCGCTGCTGAACGGCGTCGAGCACGCCAACTTCTTCGAAACCCGCGCGACCGAGTACAGCAAGGGCGCGACGCGCGGCGACTGGAACACCGTCTGGTCCAGCTTCGACAACCGCAAGAAAGCCAAGGCCAACGACGACGGCGCGGCGACCCCCGCCGCCGAAACCGACGGCGAGGATATGTTCGCGAAAGCGGGGATTGCCGCGGAGTGA
- a CDS encoding DMT family transporter, whose protein sequence is MRPDSPSPVIPFLVACAGIATFSAMDVLMKGLSIELGAYNAVLWRTGAGTILSGAIYFASRPAMPDRATLRIHAVRSLFVTGMAVSFFWALARLPMAEAIAIAFIAPLATLYMAAIFLGEKIGPRSILASLLGLGGVLVIVAGKLGRGDYAPEALWAVAAVVGSALLYAYNLILARRQAKMAEPMEIAFFQNGFVALILGLGAPWFLAVPGGDQALPIVGAAFLAVTSLLLLSWAYARAEAQILATTEYTGFLWAMLFGWMFFDEAVTWPTIVGAALIVIGCLIVARKTPQLDPVEPAAA, encoded by the coding sequence ATGCGCCCTGATTCGCCCTCCCCCGTCATCCCCTTCCTCGTCGCCTGCGCAGGCATCGCGACCTTTTCGGCGATGGATGTGCTGATGAAGGGCCTGTCAATCGAACTCGGTGCCTATAATGCCGTGCTGTGGCGCACCGGCGCGGGAACGATCCTCAGCGGCGCCATCTATTTCGCTTCACGCCCGGCAATGCCCGACCGCGCAACGCTGCGTATCCACGCCGTCCGGTCGCTGTTCGTTACGGGGATGGCGGTCAGCTTTTTCTGGGCGCTCGCGCGGCTGCCGATGGCCGAAGCGATCGCGATCGCCTTCATCGCGCCGCTTGCGACGCTCTACATGGCGGCGATCTTCCTCGGCGAAAAGATCGGCCCGCGTTCGATCCTCGCCTCGCTGCTCGGCCTCGGCGGGGTGCTGGTCATCGTCGCGGGCAAGCTCGGCCGCGGCGATTATGCGCCCGAAGCCTTATGGGCGGTCGCCGCGGTCGTCGGCTCGGCGCTGCTCTACGCCTATAACCTCATCCTTGCGCGGCGGCAGGCGAAGATGGCCGAGCCGATGGAGATCGCCTTTTTCCAGAATGGTTTCGTCGCGCTGATCCTCGGGCTGGGCGCCCCCTGGTTCCTCGCCGTCCCCGGCGGCGATCAGGCATTGCCGATCGTCGGTGCGGCCTTCCTCGCGGTCACCTCGCTCCTGCTGCTCAGTTGGGCCTATGCCCGCGCCGAGGCGCAGATATTGGCGACCACCGAATATACCGGCTTCCTGTGGGCGATGCTGTTCGGCTGGATGTTCTTCGACGAAGCGGTCACCTGGCCGACGATCGTCGGCGCGGCGCTGATCGTCATCGGCTGCCTGATCGTCGCGCGAAAGACCCCGCAGCTCGACCCGGTCGAACCGGCAGCGGCTTGA
- a CDS encoding acyl-CoA dehydrogenase, whose protein sequence is MTYTPPTTEQLFVLNHIARIDAMAQHDRFAAATPDMVEAIVAGIGEFAADVYAPLNRVGDTNNPKWDDGKVTMPPGFKQAYRQFVEAGWGSIDGPGEYGGQDLPFTLATVVIEALGSANMGFSLCSILTPGAIHALMAYGTEKQRQTWLPKLITGEWNGTMNLTEPAAGSDVGALRSIAEKITEGEHAGLYRVKGQKIFITFGEHDLTDNIVHLVLARTPGAPEGTRGISLFLVPKYRLDVHGNPTISNGVHCASIEHKLGIHGSPTAVMVYGEDEDCLGEIVGEEMGGMRAMFVMMNNARLMIGCQGIQIGERATQQAQRFAAERVQSALAGSPDRRPVTIDRHPDVKRMLWRMRAQTEAARALVYYAAAQTDFGKLGDEAAAMRAEVLIPLAKAHATDIGCEVASLGIQVHGGMGFIEETGAAQHYRDARIAPIYEGTNGIQAADLVGRKLGMAGGDLVRGLIDDIAHGAADFPELQQLVDACRAVTDWMVGANTADRLAGSYPYLTMLATATCGWLMAIQHQAARAALAEGNGDRDFLAAKIASTRFYLEQIVPAATGLAPSALAGDAALEVLPAVA, encoded by the coding sequence ATGACCTACACGCCGCCCACCACCGAACAGCTTTTCGTCCTCAATCATATCGCGCGCATCGACGCGATGGCGCAGCATGATCGGTTCGCCGCTGCCACCCCCGACATGGTGGAGGCGATCGTCGCCGGCATCGGCGAGTTCGCGGCCGACGTCTACGCACCCCTCAACCGCGTCGGCGACACGAACAATCCCAAATGGGACGATGGCAAGGTCACCATGCCCCCGGGTTTCAAACAGGCCTATAGACAGTTCGTCGAGGCCGGTTGGGGCAGCATCGACGGTCCCGGCGAATATGGCGGACAGGACCTGCCCTTCACCCTCGCGACCGTGGTGATCGAGGCGCTCGGCAGCGCCAACATGGGCTTTTCGCTGTGCAGCATCCTCACCCCCGGAGCGATCCACGCGCTGATGGCCTACGGCACCGAGAAGCAGCGGCAGACCTGGCTGCCCAAGCTGATCACCGGCGAATGGAACGGCACGATGAACCTGACCGAACCTGCCGCGGGCAGCGACGTCGGCGCGCTGCGCTCGATCGCTGAAAAGATTACTGAGGGCGAGCACGCAGGCCTCTACCGGGTCAAGGGGCAGAAAATCTTCATCACCTTCGGCGAGCATGATCTCACCGACAATATCGTCCATCTCGTCCTCGCCCGCACCCCCGGCGCGCCCGAGGGGACGCGCGGCATCTCGCTGTTCCTCGTCCCCAAATACCGCCTCGATGTCCACGGCAACCCGACGATCAGCAACGGCGTCCATTGCGCCTCGATCGAGCACAAGCTCGGCATCCACGGCTCGCCGACCGCGGTGATGGTTTATGGCGAGGACGAGGATTGCCTTGGCGAGATCGTCGGCGAGGAAATGGGCGGGATGCGCGCAATGTTCGTGATGATGAACAATGCGCGCCTGATGATCGGTTGCCAGGGCATCCAGATCGGCGAGCGCGCGACGCAGCAGGCGCAGCGCTTCGCCGCCGAGCGTGTCCAGTCGGCGCTCGCGGGCTCGCCCGACCGCAGGCCGGTGACGATCGACCGGCACCCCGACGTCAAAAGGATGCTCTGGCGGATGCGCGCGCAGACCGAAGCCGCGCGCGCGCTCGTCTATTATGCCGCCGCGCAGACCGACTTCGGCAAGCTTGGCGACGAGGCCGCGGCGATGCGCGCCGAGGTTCTGATCCCGCTCGCCAAGGCGCATGCGACCGACATCGGCTGCGAGGTCGCGAGCCTGGGGATTCAGGTCCACGGCGGCATGGGCTTCATCGAAGAAACCGGCGCCGCGCAGCATTATCGCGACGCCCGCATTGCACCGATCTACGAAGGCACTAACGGCATTCAGGCCGCCGATCTCGTCGGCCGCAAGCTCGGCATGGCGGGCGGCGACCTCGTGCGCGGCCTAATCGACGACATCGCGCACGGCGCCGCTGATTTCCCCGAATTGCAGCAGCTGGTAGACGCCTGCCGCGCGGTCACCGACTGGATGGTCGGCGCGAACACCGCCGACCGGCTCGCGGGCAGCTATCCCTATCTCACCATGCTCGCAACGGCCACATGCGGCTGGCTGATGGCGATCCAGCACCAGGCCGCGCGCGCCGCGCTCGCCGAAGGCAATGGCGACCGCGATTTCCTGGCCGCCAAGATCGCCTCGACGCGCTTTTACCTCGAGCAGATCGTCCCCGCCGCAACCGGCCTCGCCCCCTCGGCGCTGGCCGGCGATGCGGCGCTGGAAGTGCTCCCGGCGGTCGCCTGA